The DNA window GACAGTAATAAAGCGTAAGCATTGGTAGCACCAGGTAGTACAATAAACTTGTTACCATAGAGTCGAAACATAGAATTTTGAACAAAAACAAAAGTTTCACCACGCCCTTGGAGACTTCACAAGAGGATTTGTTTTACCGGTTAGCATTTTGGCCTTGTCAATAAGAATAAGTTAATTCAGTTCTTCCTCGAGCACCACGGTATCGCGGCCAAAGCTTCTTTTCACATCGCGAAGCGGCCCTTGAATCAGAATTTCACCGTTAGAAATAAGGCAAATGTCGTCACAAAGCTGCTCTACCTGCTCCATGCGATGGGACGCAAATAGAATGGTGCGGTCCTGGGTTTTGTGCTCCTGGATGACGTCTTTGAGTACCTCAGAATTGATTGGATCGAGGCCGCTAAACGGTTCATCGAGAATGAGAAGGTCTGGCTCATGCAAAATGGTGCTTATAAACTGCACCTTCTGCTGCATCCCCTTGGAGAGCTCCTGCGTTTTTTGGGAAAGCCAGTCCGTGGCTTCAAAGCGCTCCATCCAGTATTTGATTTTGCCGATGGCATCGCGCCGGCCGAGGCCTTTGAGCTCAGCAAAATACAAGAGCTGTTCGCCTACCTTGAGCTTTTTATAGAGGCCGCGCTCTTCAGGTAAATAGCCCATCCGCTCCTGGCTCCA is part of the Bacteroidota bacterium genome and encodes:
- a CDS encoding ATP-binding cassette domain-containing protein, with product MPDLSVERITKRYGDKVAVNGVSFEAKPGRVLGLLGPNGAGKTSSIRMITYITVPDEGQILFDGKQVGPWSQERMGYLPEERGLYKKLKVGEQLLYFAELKGLGRRDAIGKIKYWMERFEATDWLSQKTQELSKGMQQKVQFISTILHEPDLLILDEPFSGLDPINSEVLKDVIQEHKTQDRTILFASHRMEQVEQLCDDICLISNGEILIQGPLRDVKRSFGRDTVVLEEELN